From the genome of Leguminivora glycinivorella isolate SPB_JAAS2020 chromosome Z, LegGlyc_1.1, whole genome shotgun sequence, one region includes:
- the LOC125241210 gene encoding uncharacterized protein LOC125241210: MMYKKYTALVLALVVLAAEASTAPKQLLEPLLLQAQQGKFNDLGITATVNDYVDETISMLVPHILNFGLDPMELPDIEEGFEVRYLLVTYSAWLKIHDGYMSGLVNVQRSGDQTVNYFAKMLRVRVELQFSDLEFYYNYLLKVMRIGPTGGIRGSLASFKVVTDILIDFNNDEIHLQQFSLTDIGRLRVRLTGNILTDWLVNPTISVFVRLFDTVIMKVVEVNIRNAIHGGISIINANLRAVIDVLESFN; this comes from the exons ATGATGTACAAGAAGTATACCGCGTTGGTGTTGGCTCTGGTGGTCCTGGCGGCGGAGGCCAGCACCGCGCCGAAGCAGCTGCTGGAGCCGCTGCTGCTGCAAGCCCAACA GGGGAAATTCAACGACCTGGGCATAACGGCGACAGTGAACGACTATGTCGACGAGACGATCAGCATGCTGGTGCCGCACATTCTGAACTTTGGCCTCGACCCCATGGAGCTGCCTGATATCGAGGAGGGTTTTGAAGTG AGATACCTGCTGGTAACGTACAGCGCGTGGCTGAAGATCCACGACGGCTACATGTCGGGGCTGGTGAACGTGCAGCGCTCCGGCGACCAGACCGTCAACTACTTCGCTAAGATGCTGCGCGTGCGCGTCGAACTGCAGTTCTCCGACCTTGAA TTTTACTACAATTACCTCCTGAAGGTGATGAGGATCGGACCCACCGGCGGGATCCGTGGCTCACTGGCCAGCTTCAAGGTTGTAACTGACATTCTGATCGATTTCAACAACGACGAAATCCATCTCCAACAGTTCTCTTTGACTGACATTGG TCGCCTGCGTGTCCGGCTGACCGGCAACATCCTTACCGACTGGCTGGTGAACCCCACCATCTCCGTCTTCGTGCGGCTATTCGACACCGTCATCATGAAGGTTGTGGAGGTCAACATCCGCAACGCCATCCATGGCGGCATCAGTATCATCAACGCCAACCTCAGGGCCGTCATCGACGTGCTTGAATCCTTCAACTAA
- the LOC125241209 gene encoding bystin: MGKVKRLKPSQVAKNIALADQIEAVTSVKSKNRNKERNRHDDDEDFVNPELSKKILEVARRQQAEISESGPSIVKQVQLPTKLKDAADSDDEPDSDHDDLEPDTYYDNIVIDEKDEEALRRFMSDKPERTRTLADIIKDKITDKHTELQTQFSDAETLKLQNIDPRIKTMYEGVRDVLKKYRSGKLPKAFKMIPHLQNWEQILYLTEPTTWSAAAMYQATRIFASNLKEKMAQRFYNLVLLPRVRDDLQEYKRLNFHLYQALRKSLFKPGAFMKGILLPLLEAGDCTLREAIIVGSVLARNSVPVLHSSAALLKIAEMDYTGANSIFLRILFDKKYALPYRVVDSVVFHFLRFQMDHRTLPVLWHQALLTFVQRYKSDISTEQRDALLELLRKHSHPTITSEIRRELQAAQCRDIEVNENTASVAMLVE; this comes from the exons ATGGGGAAAGTGAAAAGGTTAAAGCCCTCGCAAGTGGCCAAGAATATAGCCCTTGCCGATCAAATTGAAGCAGTTACCTCTGTTAAAAGCAAGAACAGAAACAAAGAAAGAAACAGACACGACGATGATGAAGAT TTTGTTAACCCCGAGCTTTCGAAGAAGATCTTAGAAGTAGCTAGAAGACAGCAGGCTGAAATAAGTGAAAGTGGGCCCTCTATTGTGAAACAAGTACAGCTACCAACTAAGCTTAAAG ATGCAGCAGACTCAGATGACGAGCCAGACTCAGATCATGATGATTTAGAACCAGACACATATTATGATAACATTGTTATTGACGAAAAAGATGAGGAGGCACTTCGAAGGTTTATGTCTGATAAGCCAGAAAGAACTCGGACACTGGCAGACATTATCAAGGACAAGATTACAGACAAACATACTGAACTTCAAACTCAGTTTTCTGATGCAGAGACATTAAAACTTCAAAATATAGATCCCAG AATTAAGACTATGTATGAGGGTGTAAGAGATGTTCTCAAAAAATATCGTTCCGGGAAGCTGCCAAAGGCATTCAAAATGATACCACATCTTCAAAATTGGGAACAAATACTATATCTAACTGAGCCTACTACTTGGTCTGCTGCTGCAATGTATCAg GCAACTAGAATATTTGCATCTAACCTGAAAGAAAAAATGGCACAACGGTTTTACAATCTTGTGCTGCTGCCCCGTGTACGCGATGACTTGCAAGAGTACAAACGGCTGAACTTCCATCTTTACCAAGCTCTGCGAAAATCACTTTTTAAGCCAGGAGCATTCATGAAGGGCATTTTACTGCCCCTTCTGGAG GCTGGAGACTGCACATTACGTGAGGCCATCATTGTGGGTTCAGTGCTAGCAAGGAATTCAGTGCCTGTGCTTCATTCCAGTGCAGCACTCTTAAAAATTGCCGAGATGGATTACACTGGTGCTAATTCCATATTTCTGCGTATTTTATTTGACAAGAAATATGCTCTACCATACCGAGTTGTAGACTCGGTTGTGTTTCACTTTCTCAG ATTTCAGATGGATCATCGCACATTACCTGTTCTGTGGCACCAGGCTTTGCTGACATTTGTCCAACGCTATAAGTCCGATATCTCCACAGAACAGAGAGATGCCCTCCTAGAACTGCTGCGGAAGCACTCTCATCCCACCATCACTTCCGAA ataCGGAGGGAACTTCAAGCAGCACAATGCAGAGACATTGAAGTTAATGAGAATACTGCATCTGTTGCAATGTTAGTTGAATAG